The following are from one region of the Salmo salar chromosome ssa27, Ssal_v3.1, whole genome shotgun sequence genome:
- the s100s gene encoding S100 calcium binding protein S isoform X1: MPDTIMSKEPSSNLENAMQMLIKTFHKYSGKEGDKYTLSRGELRELLTEELGSYLGNARDGEGVEKVMNDLDANSDGEVDFTEFIILMGALTVACNDFFMEYKPEKLVHTPFEKKEATEEKKE, translated from the exons ATGCCGGACACAAT TATGTCCAAGGAACCCTCTTCCAACCTGGAGAATGCCATGCAGATGCTGATCAAAACCTTCCACAAGTACTCAGGGAAGGAGGGTGACAAGTACACTCTGAGCCGGGGAGAGCTGAGAGAGCTGTTAACAGAGGAGCTGGGGAGTTACCTAGGG AATGCCCGGGATGGAGAAGGGGTTGAGAAGGTGATGAACGACCTGGACGCCAACAGCGACGGCGAGGTGGACTTCACAGAGTTCATCATCCTGATGGGAGCCCTGACAGTGGCTTGCAACGACTTCTTCATGGAATACAAGCCCGAGAAACTTGTCCACACACCCTTTGAGAAAAAGGAGGCaacagaggagaagaaagagtga
- the s100s gene encoding S100 calcium binding protein S isoform X2 — protein MSKEPSSNLENAMQMLIKTFHKYSGKEGDKYTLSRGELRELLTEELGSYLGNARDGEGVEKVMNDLDANSDGEVDFTEFIILMGALTVACNDFFMEYKPEKLVHTPFEKKEATEEKKE, from the exons ATGTCCAAGGAACCCTCTTCCAACCTGGAGAATGCCATGCAGATGCTGATCAAAACCTTCCACAAGTACTCAGGGAAGGAGGGTGACAAGTACACTCTGAGCCGGGGAGAGCTGAGAGAGCTGTTAACAGAGGAGCTGGGGAGTTACCTAGGG AATGCCCGGGATGGAGAAGGGGTTGAGAAGGTGATGAACGACCTGGACGCCAACAGCGACGGCGAGGTGGACTTCACAGAGTTCATCATCCTGATGGGAGCCCTGACAGTGGCTTGCAACGACTTCTTCATGGAATACAAGCCCGAGAAACTTGTCCACACACCCTTTGAGAAAAAGGAGGCaacagaggagaagaaagagtga